A genomic window from Anolis carolinensis isolate JA03-04 unplaced genomic scaffold, rAnoCar3.1.pri scaffold_13, whole genome shotgun sequence includes:
- the tfap4 gene encoding transcription factor AP-4 isoform X1 gives MEYFVVPAPKVPPPLQQHQQPFRKSEKEVIGGLCSLANLPLTPETQRDQERRIRREIANSNERRRMQSINAGFQSLKTLIPHTDGEKLSKAAILQQTAEYIFSLEQEKTRLLQQNAQLKRFIQEFSGSSPKRRRAEDKDEGIGSPDIWEDEKAEDLRREMIELRQQLDKERSVRMMLEEQVRSLEAHMYPEKLKVIAQQVQLQQQQEQVRLMHQEKFERHQQSHGQLFPGQGPPAPTHHPSVIVPPPSHHVTVVTMGPSSVINAVSTSRQNLDTIVQAIQHIEGTQEKPLLGEEEEEERRRRRAVIVARSGLDPSLSDTASDSEVAAEEEDTEEEEEEEAMEHSKAPERRP, from the exons ATGGAGTACTTCGTGGTCCCCGCGCCCAAGGTGCCTCCGCCGCTGCAGCAGCATCAGCAGCCCTTCCGGAAGTCCGAGAAGGAGGTCATCGGGGGGCTCTGCAG CCTGGCCAACCTGCCCCTGACCCCCGAGACGCAGCGGGACCAGGAGCGCCGCATCCGGAGAGAGATCGCCAATAGCAATGAGCGCCGGCGCATGCAGAGCATCAACGCCGGCTTCCAGTCCCTGAAGACCCTCATCCCGCACACGGACGGGGAGAAGCTCAGCAAG GCAGCCATCCTCCAGCAAACGGCCGAATACATCTTCTCTCTGGAGCAGGAGAAGACGCGGCTGCTGCAGCAGAATGCACAGCTCAAGAGGTTTATCCAG GAATTCAGTGGCTCCTCCCCGAAGCGGCGGCGGGCGGAGGACAAGGACGAGGGCATCGGCTCCCCAGACATCTGGGAGGACGAAAAGGCCGAGGACCTGCGCCGGGAGATGATTGAGCTCCGGCAGCAGCTGGACAAGGAACGCTCTGTCCGCATGATGCTGGAGGAGCAG GTGCGCTCCCTGGAGGCCCACATGTACCCAGAGAAGCTTAAGGTGATCGCCCAACaggtgcagctgcagcagcagcaggagcaggtgaggctgatgcaccaggagaagttTGAGCGCCATCAGCAGAGCCACGGACAG CTCTTTCCGGGACAGGGCCCCCCGGCGCCTACCCACCATCCCTCTGTTATCGTGCCCCCACCATCGCACCATGTGACAGTGGTAACCATGGGCCCCTCTTCCGTCATCAACGCGGTCTCCACCTCCCGGCAGAACCTGGACACCATCGTGCAG GCCATCCAGCACATTGAGGGGACGCAGGAGAAGCCACtcctgggggaggaggaggaggaagagcggcGCCGGCGAAGGGCTGTGATCGTGGCCCGGTCCGGCTTGGACCCCTCCCTTTCAGACACGGCCTCTGACTCAGAAGTGGCAGCTGAAGAAGAAGacaccgaggaggaggaggaagaggaggccatGGAGCACAGCAAGGCCCCCGAGAGGAGGCCCTGA
- the tfap4 gene encoding transcription factor AP-4 isoform X2 has protein sequence MEYFVVPAPKVPPPLQQHQQPFRKSEKEVIGGLCSLANLPLTPETQRDQERRIRREIANSNERRRMQSINAGFQSLKTLIPHTDGEKLSKAAILQQTAEYIFSLEQEKTRLLQQNAQLKRFIQEFSGSSPKRRRAEDKDEGIGSPDIWEDEKAEDLRREMIELRQQLDKERSVRMMLEEQVRSLEAHMYPEKLKVIAQQVQLQQQQEQLFPGQGPPAPTHHPSVIVPPPSHHVTVVTMGPSSVINAVSTSRQNLDTIVQAIQHIEGTQEKPLLGEEEEEERRRRRAVIVARSGLDPSLSDTASDSEVAAEEEDTEEEEEEEAMEHSKAPERRP, from the exons ATGGAGTACTTCGTGGTCCCCGCGCCCAAGGTGCCTCCGCCGCTGCAGCAGCATCAGCAGCCCTTCCGGAAGTCCGAGAAGGAGGTCATCGGGGGGCTCTGCAG CCTGGCCAACCTGCCCCTGACCCCCGAGACGCAGCGGGACCAGGAGCGCCGCATCCGGAGAGAGATCGCCAATAGCAATGAGCGCCGGCGCATGCAGAGCATCAACGCCGGCTTCCAGTCCCTGAAGACCCTCATCCCGCACACGGACGGGGAGAAGCTCAGCAAG GCAGCCATCCTCCAGCAAACGGCCGAATACATCTTCTCTCTGGAGCAGGAGAAGACGCGGCTGCTGCAGCAGAATGCACAGCTCAAGAGGTTTATCCAG GAATTCAGTGGCTCCTCCCCGAAGCGGCGGCGGGCGGAGGACAAGGACGAGGGCATCGGCTCCCCAGACATCTGGGAGGACGAAAAGGCCGAGGACCTGCGCCGGGAGATGATTGAGCTCCGGCAGCAGCTGGACAAGGAACGCTCTGTCCGCATGATGCTGGAGGAGCAG GTGCGCTCCCTGGAGGCCCACATGTACCCAGAGAAGCTTAAGGTGATCGCCCAACaggtgcagctgcagcagcagcaggagcag CTCTTTCCGGGACAGGGCCCCCCGGCGCCTACCCACCATCCCTCTGTTATCGTGCCCCCACCATCGCACCATGTGACAGTGGTAACCATGGGCCCCTCTTCCGTCATCAACGCGGTCTCCACCTCCCGGCAGAACCTGGACACCATCGTGCAG GCCATCCAGCACATTGAGGGGACGCAGGAGAAGCCACtcctgggggaggaggaggaggaagagcggcGCCGGCGAAGGGCTGTGATCGTGGCCCGGTCCGGCTTGGACCCCTCCCTTTCAGACACGGCCTCTGACTCAGAAGTGGCAGCTGAAGAAGAAGacaccgaggaggaggaggaagaggaggccatGGAGCACAGCAAGGCCCCCGAGAGGAGGCCCTGA